The genomic segment TCTTCATCTTACTTGAAGCTGTTAGCATAAGTTTTCAACATGAACAGAACGAGGATCCTTGATTTTAAGAATAAAGCTCCACCTTCGGGTCACATAGTTTCTCAATCTCCATCACATATTTACCAGTCAAAAACTGTTAAAAAGCGGAGATACATTCCCCAAGTGAGTCCCCTTTTACTGTCTTTTGCGCTAACTCTACTTATTGTATTAGTGCAAATAAATGTGTTATCTTGGCTTCTCGTTCCTAACTTAGACAACTTTTTGCTTGTTAACAGTTTGCGGAAAGGACCCTGGAGGCTCCTGACATCCCTGATAATTTTTGTCTCAATTTGTTAGACTGGGGGAGCAGTAATATTATTGCCATTGGGTTAGGATGGGATGCTTCTGATGGGTCTATATCTATAGATACAGAATTCTAGTCTATAGACTAGAATTCTGTATATCTATAATTCTGTATATACTGAGCTTCTCATGGTTGGTGATGATTTTAGGCCGTTGACTAGCGTCAGCTAAAAGACACCTTGCAGTTGCCTTGAATAATTCGTTCAGCTGCGGGACACCTTACAGGGGTCTAGCCAATTGGTAAGTGGTTTCTTTCGCCGTCTTCCTTCTTCTAGTCTAATTATTATCATAAGTCTAACATCTTTCTTTCTATACAGTTGAGGACGTTACGAGGACACAGATTAAGGGTTGGCTCACTTGATTGGAATGGTGGCCACATACTGACAACTGGAGGCATGGATAGTATGATCATCAACAATGACGTGCGTGTAAGATCCCACGTAGTTGGAAAATACAAGGGACACACCCGGGAGATATGTGGATTTAAGTGGTTCGAGTCAGGCCAGCAGTTGGCTAGTGGAGGGAACGATAATTTGGTCCATATGTGGATCCTATCGATGGGGTCTCCTAACAACTCATGCCAATGGATCCACCGTATGACACATCATACAGCTGCTGTAAAAACTCTTTCTTGGTGTCCTTTCTAGGGTAACGTGGTTGCCTCAAGTGACGGTGTTGGAGATCAGTGCATAAAGTTTTGGAACACCAATACCGGGGCATGCTTGAACACTGTCGATACAGGTTGACAAGTCTGTTCCTTGCTTTGGAACAGACACCAGCGCGAGCTTTTGAGTTCTCATGGCTTTACTGACAACCAACTCATTGTTTAGAAGTATCCTTTTATGAAGAAAATTTCAGAACTTTTCGGTCATACATCACGAGTTCTTCATATGGCTTAGGTATGATTTGTTAACCAATAACGCCACATCGTGTTCGTTTACGCTCATATTCACTGTGCCTTACCGACTTTCCTTCTCGACATGTTTCAGAGTCCGGATGGCTATACGTTGGCGACTGCAGCGGCGGATGAGACACTAAGATTATGGAATGTTTTTGGGAATCCTGAAGAGAATAAGTTGTGCTAAAGAGAAAGCTAGAGCCAGTTTTTGACTTGATACTGATTAGATAAAGTAGCAAatgatactaaaattattttttattgagtgtttagtttgttgtattcaaaataatatgcatggtataatttttaagaataaataaattgattacgaaaataataaaacatcatgtaagaccctgcaaaatttaAGTCTAATTCAGCCCCTTAGAACTTGATAAGAGATTtcgcacttagaaaattttagctaagtgttaagacttagactCTTTTAAAGCCTTCGAACTTCGGagatttatttcatgaccttcccgacctcgaaaatttgagttttaagttgattaatgatggggcaagtcaatagtacatctcgggtgcgTTTCGAAATTTTCGGacaagcgtaagggcatgtttggattccTAAAACAGTAGCTCAGGGCGATATGCCCGCGCCGCCTAGCTCAGCCCGACGTTCCAGGCAGGACGCCGCCCTGGACATCCCGGCGCTCCAAGCAAGGCGCCGCCCTGGCCATTCTGGCTGGGGCAATTTTCTGCAGTCCAGCCCCGTATTTTCAAGGGACAAAGGGTCAATTCCCCCACCCCTATATAGCCcaaaaacacgagattcagcctTCATTAAGCATAATATActtgttttctctcaaattctctcaaaaacaagCTTTAGGGTTCTAATTAACgattcaaaactcaaagaatttcttcgtcaatcttcttaaagtcaagcattaaggtatgttagatgttgattcttaggtcccttccacccatgaagttcaagaatcattttcaaaatacaaagattatatgtttatgagttttcatgatttaattgaattgaagttcatgttcatgttgttgttgggtttggATCCatgttttagattacaagttacaagatttgatcctagtatgaGATGAATtgcatgatattcatgataaacccttcaagttACAAGATTATTGATGTAGCCATGGTAATAAGATGCATTAATTATTGTGTGAtaaaagcatgctccccatatgtttgataaaatgtctatgtgaatgagATAGTGTCATTTTAGCATGTTAGCATGTAAtccccattcatgcacaagttaatgcatgccaagtgcttgatgaaaaaCCTTTTTGAATGAATCATGAAACattagtatgcattcctattcatgtacaagtctatgactttcaagtgtttgaagagatgcctcattgattgtattgtgaatgatagactattgtGTTGTCTTATATtattcatgttatcgagtcctggggtatttaatactcaacAATTTAGCTaattgtctagagccagtgtcaatttttAAGATACTCCCAGTCAGGCCAcgctcagtagaactcagtcagttaaagaacttaggaaaactcagtaatcttagtatcagtccagtccagttcagtaatcaattcagaactcagtagcatttagtcagttcacagaattcagtagtattctgtcagtcaacgaaactcagtaaactcagttcagctcagttaaacagtacgatcagtaacagtttagtcaagcctagtatgaactaggaaattagttcagtgtctttcagctgggagtaggattcagcaccgagcgagtcTAGGGATGGAGgcacacccgttagttaggactggatCCCTAGacacaatccctaagttccagaactacgtagataccgtaggttatgagatgtcacccattagataggactggcatactcagggatcacccgctagtttaggactgatctcaagggtcacccgttagataggactgactccacagcagttgtcttcaCCCAttgcatggtattaacacccttctaactgagtttacaggttggaccccactagttcagataaggggcatgtcagttagatgactacctctcacagtctcagtttcagtctcagtcttcagaatagaactcagttcagtatttacaaaaatcaggactgtcagatacaatcactcagcttagtaaagaactcagatagttctatagattcaggactgttagatacagttaatcagtatctatatcagtatcagtagattcagggatcactcgctagataggcctgatcctaggggtcacccTTTAGATAGGATCGACCCCACAACAGTCATCGGTAATACAATactagtagactcagttatcagtaatccagttATTAAAACTCATTAACCAGTGTCACTACGCCTTCAGTTACAGCTTATGTACTCATGCGTGTATTCTCACTCAGTCATGTTCAAGTTACTTAGTCAGTTataatttatgcatatgaaccctcatctagcataccagtacattctcacgtattgacgcatacttttctcttgcgctatgatgtcttatatcataagttcagaagCACGGGATttcgagcacccttagcagttcagattcaggcagcagcagtagacttagcagtgagtcttcatcattcgaggatggtccttatttccttattatattagattcagtattttcagtagacggagttagttggaggattgttccatcaactccacagttcagatagttttagaggcttttcagccTAGATGTATAGACAGGCTAGAGTATTTTCAtacagatgttcagttttggtaatTTAAtactttattcagttttatttcagatGTTTGAACCTCATGGCAAGTTTTAGCCAAATTTCTGCATTTTACAATATTATtcttcagttattgcagcaggtaccagtcataggttagcttgtggttcttcgggattatgagcaccgtgtagcatccggggttcAAAATCCGGGGCGTTACACATCATcttataatcatcatttataaaacaatgcatgctaaatgtaaatgactcacataagttgaaatatctgaaatactgaaatatgttgccttaagaagcaaaacatactttataaatcttatgacccataatatttagttctaaaagttgtacttgtgaTCCTCCAAAAATTTTGCATTGCAGAGTAATTTTTGTTTTAGCTTTCCTTTACACTTTCTGTCTATACATGTTTTGGGGTCTCAATTAATGACAGCCTGTTAAAGGGTGggggttttttcatttttatgatttgaacttCAAAAGTTCtagtcgggggggggggggggggggaataaaaTTTACTCAACGGAAAAGGGCAAAACTATCTTCGAAATGGAGCAAATATAATCTCCATTTGTTATTGATCTCATTCAACTATTAGTTCACTTTAACGGAATGCCACTAGAAAATCCACGTGGAAAAGAAAATTGTCCCAACCCACATAAGCATCAACTTAACCATCCAACTTAACTTGATTCATTATAATTTGGTTAAATTAATCTTTGGTTGAAACAAGGACCAATGGCATGGGACAAATagcataaaactaattgaaaaaagACAATTGATTGTAACAAGGAAAAGGTACAAACACCAATAACAGCTACAGAAGCAAAAGATGTAAACTAATCCTAAAATgtaaaatccaaaaatcaaaatctgacactaaaaatataaaatgtgaaaTAAACAGCACAAAATGAGACACAACTAATTAACATCAGTACTTTTAACTTGATTCTATCATAATTTTACCTCCTTGACCTCTTCTTTGGAATCatcattttcactattttcccTTGTACTTCTCTATCACCTCTCTTTGGTGGATTGTTAAGTTGGATTGTATTAAGTTTGGATGGTTAAGTGGGCTTGGGGCTAATCTTAAGTTGGATGCTTAGGTGGACTGTCCAGCTACCTTTTTTCTCCCCGTGGACTGCATGGTGGCATTTCGTTAATTGAAAGGTAGAAGTGAGCCATTAGTTGAATGGATGGAAGGAAGGGGTAGTTTTTGTAAATTGATGCGAAACAGAGAAGTATATGCAGAAAGTAAAGGGTTAAAGATAGAGTCAACACACTGAATTTAATGGAACTATCTTGATTGTTATTTATAGTCTGTGACTGCTGATTTTATAGGCAGAAATAAgtaacaaaataaatcaaaaaactGGAACGACTAACTAAGataactcctaaaaaataggaaacaaaTTCACGATAAATTACTCTCCTAACGACTAAGAAAAAGCTGGAAATAGGACTTTATTTGCTAACACTCTCCCTTAAACTGAAAGCTCACAAGCTTTAGGTTAACattaactagtatatatatataaaggagaaacatagaGAGGATGATGTGACACCTCTCTATGGCCTTCAatactatttatcttttttttttctttttttttttgaattttctccatcattcttttcattaattaatttgcttatcaattaaaaaaattatatcatatttactACATTTAATTATATCTCATGAGTTATAAGAAAACCTCCAATTATTTGTATTctctatttaataaaaaatcttcTCAACTACTTGATTaatctataaataacaataatctaTAGAGTTTTTGGATgctcattttcatttctcctccttcttttttattagtagtgtatttttttttctccttttcaaacttttttttcattgttttcatcAATCATGTGTTCAATAACCAAAAGAGAGGGCATTGAAAACGTGATTCACTATATGGCTACTATGATGaagattatagatatattatcAAAGTTTCTTCTTGTGTAATAAGAATCAAACACAAATTCACCAAGGATGAAGAAGGAAGTTTGATGGCGGTACAaaattcatcaaagaaagaatGATCAAATTAATTTCGTATAAATTTATCGTCAAGATGAAGAATAATGTATAATGCATCTAGAGAGATGGCCaaattaatttagcaaaatagatttttttaatgttttattaATATTAGAGAAACAGGTATTCGTGCTTATTGTAAATTTGTAACTATTTCACCAAATACAAGATGTactattcaataaaaaaaattattataaagttttACACTttgtttatattaattattttgtttctaacataaaacttaattgatatattattatataagcGTTTATCTTTAAATATGcaatctttatttatatataaatgtgGTTTATTAAAAGATGATGTATATAGTTATTtgatcaaaaatttatattttgtgactttttttctgcttttcaattttattttttaaaaggaaatttcgtcttctcaaaattttattttatttattttatgcttcATTATAAATTTCAAGAACTACTTTGTTAATCCTCTTAATTACACCTCATCTTTTCCTCTTCTCTTTATTGAtccattttaatattatttttgtatgatcataataataatcatcttaACAATAATTTTCTATCATCATGTATTTCAGGTACAGAAAGAGGAAAGAAAGTTTCCTACCAATTGATCTATAAATTTGTGACAaaagagtttaatttttattttttttttatttctttttaaaacattgtttagatttatattttaaagaagaTGAAAGTTATGAAAGTATTAACAAATTAAAGTTAAATACttataaatatctaaaataaggtGATGTAGTATCTCTTTATCGCttaaaagatctttttttttttggatgtttttctttattttattaaataataataatcttctaataatttgaattaaaaaatacgCCAGCTTAACACATTTAATTAAGTAAAAAGtatatattgtacatatattGTACCGTGACTTGTAATAATTCAGTTAATAAATACTTAGGTTACAATTATAACCGTTGCGGATAATTTCATTTAGGATTCCCTAAAATGAATGCTAGGTGCATTTATGCTTTTGAAACTTTTTAACTTAAATTCTCTTAATTACTATTCTTCATCTTCCTCTTCTGTCGGTTATAGCTGtagtaaaaagagaaaatgaagagttTTAAAGGCTATTAAGGATTTGaagtaaataaagaaaatgaacaaTCATAGCAATTAAGTAGTCATGAATAAATAGTTCAAAAACATTCTGATCGGCTGGTTTTCATTGAAATTAGCATTgttatttaattgaaattactATGAAATTTCAATCTCAATTATGACATTCAAAAAAActgtatttattgaatttctattattgttgaaggaatttgaatattcaagatttattttcactattaaagatatatatgtattttatcttatgaaagagaattaaagaagatttaaatgtcataaaaaaaaaaaataacgagCACTCGACTTAACTACCCAAAATAGATTAAAACATTTTACATGaaaagtattttaatattttcatgtcaaaaaaagactttaaatattttaaacttttaaatttaattagatgttaaaaaaattaagtcataAATTTAATGAAGTATTTTATGACTGCATGAAGCATAAATAATTCTATGACTACGCGAAGCGCGATTAACTTTACTAGTAATAAAAGAAGGGTTAATGTGTATACTATAGAGTATTTAGATAGACAAGAAAAACCTAGCATCTTCCCCCGCACCCCCACCCCTAcccacccaccccaccccccttagataaaaagaaataaaatcctAGCATAAAGTCCCCAACCCAAGACCACCTAATGTTACTATTACCCTTTGGTCATAACTCTTTAAAACTTAGTTTATTTATAGCCTTACATCCTCCTCCTCAAATTTCTTAGACTAGATTTTTAACCATGCAAAGTACTCATAATTCTATCACATACTTATCTTctagttatttataattatacaTTTATAAAAGTATGAGAACCTTTCTTCATAGCatctcaaaattttaaaacaaactaaactaaattatttattgaacaaACAATTTTTTACATTCACAACTTGAATTTAACTAAGCAAAAATTAATCTCAAAGGTTTTATAACAAGGAGAGAGAGAGCGCGCACAACATtgccaaaaatttcaaaaacaatcaCTTTCAGTCTCTATACTTGAAAAATAGTCACTAGTCTGGAGTTCCAAAATGTCCCACCGAAAACTTCATGATGATATGCTGAAGTTTTACTCGTGAAATTTGAAACTCCATAATAATGActatctttttaaaaaagagagtcAAAAAGTGGCTAGTAGCACTATTCCTAAAACTTAGGTCCTTCAGGCTATATGGTTGCAAATATTCAATGGATCAGCCCATTACCATTTTGGTATAATGGACTAGCATGCCCATTCGAAAGCCCGGCCCGTTTCCTTGCATTTACCTTTATGTcctccatgaatttatgaaaatttttctcAGATGATCCATCTTTTTCTAATGCATTTTCTAATGTTTTTCTCACTTCCTTCACTGCATTTCTCAAAACTTGAGTGCTATTCCCACACATAAAATGGCTAACCTTTTCGGCTACTTCCTCGTGTGTAACGCGCTCTTTGTCACACAAATTAATTCCAATCTTCCAGTCATTCACAACTAGTTTTCGGTTAGTGAATTGATCGGTCAACAAGGGATAACATATCAACGGTATACCACACCATATGCTCTCCAGCGTCGAGTTCCATCCACAGTGAGTCAGGAATCCACCAGTCGCTGGATGTGATATCACTTCAATCTGCTTACACCATGGCACGATCAACCCTCGATCTTTTATACTTTCCTCAAACCCAACAGGCAAGAAATCCGTCTCATCTGAGCTAACGATATCGGGCCTTAGAACCCAAATGAAGTTCACCCCACTAAGTTGAAGCCCATGGGCTATCTCCAATAAATCTTCCTTACTAGTATGTGCATAACTACCAAATGACACATACAAGACTGATGAGTTGGGCTTGCTATTGAGCCATTGCGAGCAATCGGACTCGGACCATAGGCTAAGACTGAATGGGGCCTTAGTGAGATTACCAGATGGGAATATAGGCCCAATAGCATATGTGGGCTGATTTTTATTTAGGGCTGAAAGTGTATCACATTCAAGTTCTTGGACTGTATTACAAATGATGATGTCTGCCTTTTTAATATCAGTAAAGGCCTTGTAGATTACCCTATGAACCACAGTCCAAATATCAGTTGCTTGGAGATAGGACATCAAGTCTCTTGGTTCAATAGCTTCAACTCCTGGTATGTAGTCAATAGTGTCCTTTCTATTatctgataaataaaaataaataaatttaaacaaattagaaattaataacAAAACGTATTCAGTATAATCCCACAAGGTTAAGTCCGGGGAGGGTAGAGTCtacgcagaccttacctctacggtagaagtagagaggctgtttccattACACGGCCGGAGCTACGATTTTCACTAAAGGGGTTCAGAAATAAATAAACGAATAAAtcaaaggggttcaacatctactatacacacataaaaaataattgtaactatgtacaaataatataattttttgcgAATCCCTTGCCAAAGGATAGCTCCGCCCCTGATTTTCAATAGACCCTCGGATCAAGGAAACATAGTCTAAAGCAGTTCAGTAAAAGAAGTAACATAAGCACAAAGAAATATCAAATAGTGCCAAAACAGAAGATAGTAACAGAACAGTAACTATAACAAATAAAATGGTGAAAGTATAAAAACAATCGATAGTAACAAAAATCCAACGACAAGCAACTACAGAAGCAATACTATAACTACTAGTACAAATAGGTTACAAGACAACATGCTGCTATCTACCGACCTTCGAACTTGATTTGTGCCCCACTCAATGTGCCCTTTTGAtcattcaatttttaataaatataaatgaaaagaaaaggcaaaaactcCAAGTCATAGTACAAAAACAATAGATAGTAATAAGACAGTAACtataataaagcaaaataatagttgaaatatAAAAACCATCGGTAGTCAAGCAACTATAGAGGCAATACGACAACTACTAGTACAAATAGGTTACAAGATAACATACTGCTACCTACCAACCTTCGACCTTGATTTGTGCCCCACTCAATGTGACCTTTTGATCAGTCAATTTTTAGtagataaaaatgaaaagaaaaggcaaaaactccaaaatatataataagttggTGTGGTACTTGTCTACTTGACTACTTGTAGCACATATTGAGACAGAGAGGCCTACTCATAAGTTGAAATGTCACAtcatttaacataaaataatttcatgtaGACTCACCAATCCCACTCAAGACCAATAATTAGTTAGTAAAGGAATCAATGCTAGAtcctctaaaataaaaaaatccatgttctAACCTTATGGtccaaatttaaaaatattaaaatg from the Capsicum annuum cultivar UCD-10X-F1 chromosome 9, UCD10Xv1.1, whole genome shotgun sequence genome contains:
- the LOC107843112 gene encoding UDP-glycosyltransferase 86A1; translated protein: MSKPHAIMIPYPYQGHITPFVYLAIKLASHGFTITFVNTHYIHSKISNSNKNKDDLFANARKSGLDIRYTTVNDGFPLQFDRSLNHDQFVEGLLHVFSAHFDVLVGDLVKCDPPVNCLIADTFYVWPAMIAEKYNLVYVSLWTEPALVFNLYYHMDLLKKNGHFASQDNRKDTIDYIPGVEAIEPRDLMSYLQATDIWTVVHRVIYKAFTDIKKADIIICNTVQELECDTLSALNKNQPTYAIGPIFPSGNLTKAPFSLSLWSESDCSQWLNSKPNSSVLYVSFGSYAHTSKEDLLEIAHGLQLSGVNFIWVLRPDIVSSDETDFLPVGFEESIKDRGLIVPWCKQIEVISHPATGGFLTHCGWNSTLESIWCGIPLICYPLLTDQFTNRKLVVNDWKIGINLCDKERVTHEEVAEKVSHFMCGNSTQVLRNAVKEVRKTLENALEKDGSSEKNFHKFMEDIKVNARKRAGLSNGHASPLYQNGNGLIH